Proteins encoded in a region of the Mercenaria mercenaria strain notata chromosome 1, MADL_Memer_1, whole genome shotgun sequence genome:
- the LOC123565891 gene encoding uncharacterized protein LOC123565891, translating into MRFHRQIIQLISVIYIVNFTRAKKLCDIRVWYLNLITDDVFDVDLTDEQLNLKNSIESLVLKASESRETRMVHCSVLYMYNDMLKDSFNYTPSISGMSLKEVETDNDNDVKNADMTPDTEDKAEEQFTENTGEISETNDGTDATNTNTVEENLENYGNKDLHDSQNAMEDTEESVSTDDEHNIENIQTDKIDHLSTEETTRNLDRVADNIDETELLEDSDPDLSLSHDFSEEVVQPNQKNADETQRDKENELSANEEELFVTSSIPFGVCWSFGCLMSDIFDVYNREGLDDVSQELKDKPKSVLKARNKPLTKRKVKIKCPIGQFCTLKCFYKFLLSKSFCMKDYVYSISLPTKKIYEPMHYSNKDIQYEKKSMDADSGHFGSPRDMIIESNAETEGPVQTLHKTNSYSSIKYVANAREDIDTITNAKEEQNRNAKGRENHGYFTENSDESKLSRTEFENILERKTSQYYSKIQTIEVMIMKLENKLLMEALNKQNHSSTITKLENQILKLENELLKMNKNYQNLREESESMSRRQNRYLELAYKKSRKEYPKLPDHSKEKYELITQHQTKINELAEVLRNQSSIIMELKGKYESLEEQNKMLHQMVMNQTIFMSSIVKTVQDLTDQNIKNQNEIKVLKQKVETHTGVHENVKGGKHKNRENVIDDLDTLLFNNMLQKRRSAHNGKESSGTEDIDEKDEEDARSNMKDDVEKKSVSNIITNWCPRDNRTCPSCHYSPIVYSSCIPFRNIVWSTCKVNNFEEQKVADSDYPTIPDVKDEGKGNEIYNNGQDTNNIQKHEFPAQSSETEEETFDDNLKVVQNDDGRVSEQSSEDTSDSLNREEATHSGGTHAFGRYIIVGYDKDGKPVFRIRENTVDKEKSVETATEEDKNSFETNSEAKSNGISLQVSHKEESKGQEDIKNKESEKEKQISVEARTIDSPLDQDSQAKDTNNGRSENILNTVSNGGDSIDKHINNKDSVAHNTPVSDNKKDSRTEKASLVNQEDNLSSKDVAPESKKEESKTVRKEDKDSVTHGNHVSDKTKEIQTGKESLLINQGDNLNSKDDVQQNKQEESKTVLKDNKDSVINDDKLNSNQGQEKAVNANNVKAETKKQTEKQKTTNAENKPKERKIPINLNKNKQNDPKDCYDYYTKGERRDGLFKVKPLGSDRLVEVFCDMRRGGWTVIQRRQDGTTNFFQEWDDYKKGFGGLYGEHWLGNDNIHLLTNQDYYKLRVDLMDWDKTKKYAEFDYFLVDNEEEGYKLHIDAYNGDAGDGLTKHDGSKFSTKDVDNDKVVKEFGGSCAKRFYGAGWYYKCYSSNLNGKFYKGGKIPEKRFDGITWKPWTGPNYSLKKVEMKIRPASAKK; encoded by the exons ATGCGTTTCCACCGACAGATAATTCAACTTATATCTGTGATATATATTGTAAACTTTACAag GGCAAAGAAACTTTGTGACATCCGTGTATGGTATCTTAACTTGATAACAGATGACGTGTTCGATGTTGACCTTACAGACGAGCAGCTCAATCTCAAAAACAGCATAGAATCTCTGGTCCTGAAAGCGTCCGAGAGTCGTGAAACTCGCATGGTGCACTGTTcagttttatacatgtacaatgacaTGCTGAAGGATTCATTTAACTATACTCCTTCCATTTCTGGAATGTCTTTGAAAGAAGTTGAAactgataatgataatgatgtcAAAAACGCAGATATGACACCAGATACAGAAGACAAGGCAGAGGAACAGTTTACAGAAAACACAGGCGAAATATCAGAAACTAATGATGGCACCGATGCTACAAATACAAACACTGTCGAAGAAAATCTAGAAAATTATGGTAATAAGGATCTTCACGATTCTCAAAATGCAATGGAAGATACCGAGGAAAGCGTATCTACAGATGACGAGCACAACATTGAAAACATTCAAACAGATAAAATTGATCATCTATCCACAGAAGAAACCACTAGAAATCTTGACCGTGTCGCTGATAACATTGACGAAACTGAACTACTGGAAGATTCTGATCCTGATTTGTCATTATCTCATGACTTTTCCGAAGAAGTCGTGCAACCAAATCAAAAGAATGCCGACGAAACACAGCGTGATAAGGAAAATGAGTTATCTGCCAACGAGGAAGAATTATTCGTGACAAGTTCAATCCCTTTTGGTGTTTGTTGGTCATTTGGATGTTTAATGTCCGATATTTTCGATGTATATAATAGAGAAGGACTAGATGACGTGTCACAAGAGCTTAAAGATAAACCAAAGTCAGTGCTAAAAGCTAGAAACAAACCTTTAACAAAACGAAAGGTTAAAATCAAGTGCCCAATAGGCCAATTTTGTACACTTAAgtgtttttataagtttttgtTATCAAAGTCATTTTGCATGAAAGATTATGTGTACAGTATTTCACTTCCAACAAAGAAAATTTATGAACCAATGCATTATAGTAATAAAGACattcagtatgaaaagaaaaGTATGGACGCAGATTCGGGACATTTTGGTAGTCCTCGCGATATGATTATCGAGTCAAATGCTGAAACTGAAGGGCCAGTTCAAACCCTTCATAAAACAAATTCTTATTCTTCAATTAAGTACGTGGCAAATGCTCGAGAAGACATTGATACAATCACTAATGCTAAAGAAGAACAAAACAGAAATGCAAAAGGGAGAGAAAACCATGGTTATTTTACTGAAAACAGCGATGAAAGTAAACTGTCAAGGACAGAATTTGAGAATATTCTTGAACGAAAGACTAGTCAGTACTATTCAAAGATACAAACTATTGAAGTtatgatcatgaaacttgaaaataAGTTACTTATGGAAGCTTTGAATAAACAAAATCACTCCTCTACGATTACAAAACTTGAAAATCAAATTCTTAAACTGGAGAACGAGCttctgaaaatgaataaaaattatcaGAACCTCCGTGAAGAATCCGAAAGCATGAGCAGACGACAAAACAGATATTTAGAATTAGCATACAAAAAATCTAGGAAGGAATACCCTAAATTACCTGACCATAGTAAAGAGAAATATGAGCTTATAACACAACATCAAACTAAGATAAATGAACTTGCAGAAGTTCTTAGAAATCAATCCAGTATTATAATGGAACTAAAAGGAAAATATGAAAGCCTTGAGGAGCAAAATAAAATGCTTCATCAAATGGTTATGAACCAAACAATTTTTATGAGTTCAATAGTTAAAACTGTACAAGACCTAAcagatcaaaatatcaaaaatcagaACGAAATAAAAGTTCTTAAACAAAAGGTAGAGACACACACTGGTGTTCATGAAAATGTAAAAGGcggtaaacataaaaatagagaaaatgttATAGATGATCTTGATACATTACTTTTTAATAATATGTTACAAAAACGTCGCTCCGCACATAATGGTAAAGAAAGTTCAGGCACCGAAGACATCGATGAAAAAGACGAGGAAGATGCCAGATCTAATATGAAAGACGATGTTGAGAAAAAGTCTGTTAGTAATATAATAACAAACTGGTGTCCAAGAGACAACAGGACTTGTCCGTCTTGTCATTACAGTCCCATTGTATATTCAAGCTGCATTCCCTTCCGAAATATAGTTTGGTCAACATGTAAAGTAAATAATTTCGAAGAACAAAAAGTAGCAGACAGTGATTATCCTACTATACCCGATGTGAAAGATGAAGGGaaaggaaatgaaatatataacaacGGACAGGATACAAACAACATACAGAAACACGAATTTCCTGCGCAATCAAGCGAAACAGAAGAGGAAACTTTCGATGATAACCTTAAAGTTGTCCAAAACGATGATGGTAGGGTATCTGAGCAATCTTCTGAAGATACTTCCGACAGTTTGAATAGGGAAGAGGCTACACATTCAGGAGGAACTCATGCCTTCGGTAGATACATTATTGTTGGATATGATAAAGATGGTAAACCTGTTTTTAGAATTCGGGAGAATACTGTAGACAAGGAAAAGTCTGTTGAAACTGCAACAGAAGAAgacaaaaacagttttgaaacaaatagtGAAGCTAAAAGTAACGGAATTAGTTTACAGGTATCGCATAAAGAAGAGTCAAAAGGTCAAGAGGACATTAAAAATAAGGAATCagagaaagaaaaacaaatttcagTAGAAGCAAGAACAATCGATAGTCCTCTAGACCAAGATTCTCAAGCAAAGGATACGAACAATGGTAGATCTGAAAATATTCTAAACACAGTTAGTAATGGAGGAGATAGTATAGACAAACATATTAATAACAAAGATTCTGTCGCACATAATACTCCTGTTTCTGATAACAAAAAGGACAGTCGGACGGAGAAAGCAAGTCTTGTCAATCAAGAGGACAATTTAAGCAGTAAAGATGTTGCTCCAGAAAGTAAGAAAGAAGAAAGTAAAACAGTACGTAAAGAAGACAAAGACAGTGTCACACATGGTAATCATGTTTCTGATAAAACCAAAGAAATTCAAACTGGAAAAGAGAGTCTCCTTATTAATCAAGGGGACAATTTAAATAGTAAAGATGATGTTCAACAGAATAAACAAGAAGAAAGTAAAACAGTTCTTAAAGACAACAAAGATAGTGTCATTAATGACGATAAGCTTAATAGCAATCAAGGTCAGGAAAAAGCTGTAAATGCCAACAATGTAAAAGCAGAAACTAAAAAGCAGACAGAGAAACAAAAGACAACAAACGCTGAAAACAAacctaaagaaagaaaaattccAATTAatctcaacaaaaacaaacaaaatgatccTAAAG ACTGCTATGACTATTACACTAAAGGGGAAAGGAGGGATGGGTTATTCAAGGTTAAACCACTCGGTTCAGATAGGTTAGTTGAGGTCTTCTGTGATATGAGACGAGGTGGTTGGACTGTTATTCAAAGGCGGCAAGATGGGACTACCAACTTTTTCCAGGAGTGGGACGACTATAAGAAAGGCTTTGGAG gtcTCTATGGAGAACACTGGCTTGGAAATGACAACATACATCTCCTGACCAATCAAGATTACTACAAACTGCGAGTAGACCTCATGGACTgggataaaactaagaaatatgCCGAATTTGACTATTTCCTTGTCGATAATGAGGAAGAAGGTTATAAACTTCATATTGACGCCTATAATGGCGATGCTGGGGATGGCCTTACTAAACATGATGGAAGCAAATTCTCCACTAAAGATGTAGACAATGATAAAGTAGTTAAAGAGTTTGGTGGAAGTTGTGCGAAAAGATTCTATGGTGCTGGGTGGTATTACAAGTGCTATTCTTCAAACCTGAATGGCAAATTTTATAAAGGTGGAAAAATTCCAGAGAAAAGATTTGATGGAATTACTTGGAAACCTTGGACTGGACCAAATTATTCATTAAAGAAAGTGGAAATGAAAATTAGACCTGCTTCAGCTAAAAAGtga